A window from Pangasianodon hypophthalmus isolate fPanHyp1 chromosome 16, fPanHyp1.pri, whole genome shotgun sequence encodes these proteins:
- the rigi gene encoding LOW QUALITY PROTEIN: probable ATP-dependent RNA helicase DDX58 (The sequence of the model RefSeq protein was modified relative to this genomic sequence to represent the inferred CDS: deleted 1 base in 1 codon) — protein sequence MYELEKESLRLYSHYIAHFLRPSYIRGFLTTYLDEECVEKILSEEKLSRTAAAQTLLDKMLDLEEAGWFQGFLDMLQVSDYTGLHMAISKWDFKELEDLCPHRKLLDQVEMSITKNMKPRELLPYMSCLTNRECEEIRAVEEQKGCVAASELLVDTLRHCDKSNWFKVFKLALENCSQNLALQLLEPDENGNCVQDYEEVVMPTVCFEYREDGESDNLMSSNSVTSVTEQRVKDAEGGVASVGERHTEKKLREYQKELAAAAYSGLNTIICAPTGCGKTIVAVAICEHHLKKYPDKAKVVFMATKVEVYEQQYKLFQEHFSKDPDIKVKGVCGDMGDVNLPTLVSSNDVLIMTPQILVNALQRGDVTSLNTFTLLLLDECHNTTGKHPYNNIMSLYIETKHTTQKNSLPQVVGFTASVGIGSFKNVPEAENNICQLCANLDARVITTVTNNIDELRLFVHTPEKDFFPVPPRTSDPFILIIKNIMRNIEQLAIKVYNIGTVSQVQRGDYGSQMYEQWIVDVQKRCTLLQFTNAEEERKVCRALYTYTEHLRKYNDALIINEDARTKDALDFMDSFIKDISNAAPDPTERQLIDLYHAQREQLRHLAAEGEQNPKLQELKFILDEEYSNNEQTRTVLFVRTRALADALKKWIEETDSLKFLKPGVLIGRGRKSQLTGSGMTLTGQKGVLDSFKSSDQSKILIATSVADEGIDIPQCNLVLMYEYVGNVVKMVQVRGRGRAQGSRCFLISSRQERIDKEKLNMDREKLVDAAIKLLQNSPERLCAKVDRFQKEDVARRAHANSSVEKTLTEGSYEFLCGKCKKFACSSDDLRVLKESHHVVLDRSIFQRCDTKPHNKIQTFDNITKKEKMFCSDCKHDWGIIASYMNIENLPVVKIEAFILQDRDTKRLQIFKKWRDVTFRMREFDVSEMTVDMREPRT from the exons ATGTACGAGCTGGAGAAGGAGTCTCTGCGGCTCTACAGCCACTACATCGCTCACTTTTTGCGACCCTCTTACATCCGGGGATTTTTGACAACCTACCTGGATGAAG AGTGTGTAGAGAAGATCTTATCGGAGGAGAAGTTGTCACGGACGGCGGCGGCTCAGACGCTGCTGGATAAGATGTTGGACCTGGAGGAGGCCGGCTGGTTCCAGGGCTTCCTGGACATGCTGCAGGTTTCAG attacACAGGTCTCCACATGGCGATCAGTAAGTGGGACTTTAAGGAGCTGGAGGATCTGTGTCCTCACAGGAAGCTGCTGGATCAAGTTGAGATGTCCATCACCAAAAACATGAAACCCAGAGAGCTGCTGCCATACATGAGCTGTCTCACAAACCGAGAGTGTGAGGAGATCAGAGCG gtggaggagcagaaggggtgtGTTGCAGCGAGTGAGCTGTTAGTGGACACTCTGAGACACTGCGATAAATCAAACtggtttaaagtgtttaaactCGCACTGGAGAACTGCAGCCAGAATCTCGCTCTACAGCTGCTCGAGCccg atgaGAATGGGAATTGTGTTCAGGACTATGAAGAGGTAGTCATGCCAACGGTGTGTTTCGAGTACAGAGAGGACGGCGAGAGCGACAACctgatgagcagcaacagtgTGACGAGTGTGACTGAGCAGCGTGTCAAGGATGCggagg ggggcgtggccagtGTGGGtgagagacatacagagaagAAGTTGAGAGAGTATCAGAAAGAGCTCGCTGCAGCCGCATACAGCGgcctc aacaccatcatctgtGCTCCCACag GTTGTGGTAAAACTATTGTTGCCGTGGCGATCTGTGAACATCACCTGAAGAAATATCCTGACAAGGCCAAAGTGGTTTTCATGGCAACCAAAGTGGAGGTTTATGAACAACAGTACAAACTGTTCCAAGAGCACTTCAGCAAGGATCCGGACatcaa ggtgaaaggtgtgtgtggggaCATGGGGGACGTGAATCTGCCCACCCTGGTGTCCAGCAATGACGTGTTGATAATGACTCCCCAGATTCTGGTGAACGCTCTGCAGCGTGGTGATGTGACCTCTCTGAACACcttcacactgctgctgctggacgAGTGTCACAACACCACCGGCAAACACCCGTACAACAACATCATGAGCCTCTACATCGAAaccaaacacaccacacaaaaaAACTCACTGCCTcag gtggtgGGCTTCACTGCGTCTGTTGGTATCGGGAGTTTTAAGAATGTGCCCGAGGCTGAGAACAACATCTGCCAGCTGTGTGCTAACCTGGATGCCCGGGTCATCACCACGGTTACTAATAATATTGATGAGCTGAGGTTATTTGTGCACACACCTGAGAAAG acttttttccGGTCCCACCACGCACCTCAGACCCCTTCATCCTCATCATTAAAAACATCATGAGGAACATCGAACAGCTGGCTATAAAAGTCTACAACATTG gcACAGTGTCCCAGGTACAGAGAGGTGATTATGGCAGTCAGATGTACGAGCAGTGGATTGTGGATGTACAGAAACGCTGCACACTGCTACAGTTCACTAACGCTGAGGAGGAGCGCAAAGTCTGCAGAGCACTATACACCTACACTGAGCACCTCAGA aaATATAACGACGCTCTGATCATTAACGAGGACGCTCGCACTAAAGACGCGCTGGACTTCATGGACTCGTTCATCAAGGACATCAGCAACGCCGCCCCAGACCCCACCGAGCGCCAGCTCATTGACTTATACCACG CTCAGCGTGAGCAGCTGCGCCATTTAGCCGCTGAAGGAGAACAAAACCCCAAACTGCAGGAGCTCAAGTTCATCCTGGATGAAGAATACAGCAACAACGAGCAGACTCGCACTGTGCTCTTCGTCAGGACTCGCGCCCTCGCTGAT gctctGAAAAAGTGGATAGAGGAGACAGATTCACTGAAGTTTCTGAAGCCTGGAGTTCTGAttggaagaggaagaaaatcaCAGCTGACAggctcag gtatgacTCTGACAGGACAGAAGGGTGTGCTTGACTCCTTTAAGAGCTCTGACCAGAGTAAGATTCTCATCGCCACCTCCGTCGCTGACGAGGGCATCgatatcccacaatgcaacCTGGTGCTCATGTACGAGTACGTCGGCAACGTCGTCAAGATGGTGCAGGTTCGAG gtcgGGGCAGAGCTCAGGGCAGCAGGTGTTTTCTGATCTCCAGCAGGCAGGAGCGCATTGATAAAGAGAAACTGAACATGGACAGAGAGAAGCTGGTGGACGCGGCCATTAAACTCCTGCAGAACTCACCTGAGCGCCTGTGTGCCAAG gtggaccGGTTCCAGAAGGAGGACGTGGCCCGGAGAGCCCATGCGAACTCGAGCGTAGAGAAAACTCTGACTGAGGGAAGCTACGAGTTCCTGTGTGGAAAGTGCAAGAAGTTTGCCTGTTCTAGTGATGACCTGCGTGTGCTAAAG GAATCTCACCACGTGGTGCTGGATCGCTCCATATTCCAGCGCTGTGACACTAAACCTCACAATAAAATCCAGACCTTCGACAACATCACCAAAAAGGAGAAGATGTTTTGTTCTGACTGTAAACATGACTGGGGCATCATCGCCTCCTACATGAATATAGag aatTTGCCGGTGGTGAAGATTGAGGCTTTCATCCTTCAGGACCGAGACACGAAGAGACTGCAGATTTTCAAAAAATGGCGTGACGTCACGTTCCGTATGCGAGAGTTTGACGTGTCCGAGATGACGGTGGATATGCGGGAGCCAAGAACATAG
- the LOC113530697 gene encoding LOW QUALITY PROTEIN: E3 ubiquitin-protein ligase Topors (The sequence of the model RefSeq protein was modified relative to this genomic sequence to represent the inferred CDS: deleted 1 base in 1 codon): protein MMAPTKMKLRVRKKEKASVKSSQQQQQQQQQQPLRPETSPDSKCPICLDRFVNVASVERCLHRFCFRCIREWAKNKAECPLCKQPFRSIFHSVKAENDFKEFVVLEDNTQSATTSASATVTMTAAAIAATPAGQNDAESTATRTRRSRATRTRQRRSQRAQDPAPSASSIDGVALDHATLMQRDPACLRQLLPWLRRERVMGTNPSELRPFLLARTDHILHELVSFARSIEAMQCPPAPSYEEDSGSQSSIINISEDDDDSEEADVTEDNPQDRAPPVPMATSSEISLSQSAWDDETPGPSYSTLSHPQTEEVQPDGNQLEGTNAATEQREHNDEEEECMIVGYVKPMAERTPELVQLSSDSTEEEEQEQGRNEAAATETVMKAESSVPSHEQAPLSPKPYPSTSHTETGENLEQSREQDAGKHSRHRRKEHTPRRGFRKPSRSLSGSRSQTSSESSPQSGHSVKISRSHVRLSCREPRRQGHHLLGRSPTAFAERDGSSSEDLVQTRSLSTRDRSSKPFSPWDSPGHDGERKRKRRKRRRERETERSRSPHRESRHRHGDRELWLRSSSSSSDAGSRREKPAGKRKYKTRHLERTARRRSSRKSRERERSPSVEIIFERRASDTHSRDRRRKRRNRRKEREQNSPTIITIDSDSSSDHTGQNRHTQANRHTADYRNRLPDNDKDDVANDHTVDYQDGTADDNERITDFSDHTIDYQERLAEFSDRTADDKDCFTDGRNCTNDYKDHVSDQNCETLFTGRTPEYKDGAAGVSSQTSDYKDKVTGVGDYTTDYRRGGEKVSDQAAEHRDLAADVSCRSADYGRGDTEVHSNNADRVKDRVKEVSSYPRPCDAEVNDRTADYQESLLDVDDSPDDFQDSITDIRNRGASVLDMLNLEHCLVDVVQPNRRVDDDSRRAATPLSDTRLLELEDSLLGEGQGTLGNVTVDQQEAGLVDHRDQSEAEREQADVTRDSRVSAEMSPDV, encoded by the exons ATGATGGCGCCCACAAAGATGAAGCTGCGTGTGAGGAAGAAGGAGAAAGCCTCAGTGAAGTCgtctcagcagcagcagcagcagcagcagcagcagccgcTCCGTCCCGAGACGTCCCCGGACTCGAAGTGTCCGATCTGCCTGGACCGCTTTGTGAACGTGGCGTCTGTGGAGCGCTGCCTGCACCGTTTCTGCTTCCGCTGCATCCGCGAGTGGGCCAAGAACAAAGCGGAGTGTCCGCTGTGCAAGCAGCCGTTCCGCTCCATCTTCCACTCGGTGAAGGCTGAGAACGACTTCAAAGAGTTCGTGGTGCTGGAGGACAACACGCAGAGCGCGACCACGTCGGCTTCAGCGACTGTTACAATGACTGCAGCAGCGATAGCGGCGACCCCCGCTGGCCAAAACGACGCTGAAAGCACAGCGACACGAACTCGGCGTTCCAGAGCAACGAGGACCAGGCAGAGGCGGAGTCAGAGAGCTCAAGACCCCGCCCCTTCTGCTTCCTCGATAGATGGCGTAGCATTGGACCACGCGACGTTGATGCAGCGAGATCCAGCGTGCCTGCGACAGCTGCTGCCATGGCTACGCCGCGAGCGAGTCATGGGAACCAATCCCAGTGAGCTCCGCCCCTTCCTGCTGGCACGCACTGACCACATCCTGCACGAGCTGGTGAGCTTTGCACGCTCCATCGAGGCCATGCAGTGTCCTCCGGCCCCAAGCTACGAGGAGGACAGCGGCTCCCAGTCCTCCATAATCAACATCTCAGag GACGACGATGATAGCGAGGAAGCAGATGTCACCGAGGACAACCCCCAGGATCGCGCA CCCCCGGTTCCCATGGCAACTAGTAGCGAAATCTCTCTCAGCCAATCCGCCTGGGACGACGAGACTCCAGGCCCCTCCTACTCCACCCTCAGCCATCCACAAACGGAGGAAGTCCAGCCTGACGGGAACCAATTAGAAGGAACCAACGCAGCCACGGAACAGCGGGAACACAACGATGAAGAGGAAGAGTGTATGATCGTGGGTTACGTGAAGCCGATGGCTGAACGGACTCCAGAACTCGTGCAGCTCTCATCTGACTCcactgaggaggaggagcaggagcaggggaGGAACGAGGCAGCTGCCACGGAGACCGTAATGAAGGCGGAGTCGTCGGTGCCATCTCACGAGCAGGCTCCACTCTCTCCGAAGCCGTATCCCTCCACCTCCCACACGGAGACAGGAGAGAACCTGGAGCAGTCGCGAGAGCAAGATGCTGGGAAGCACTCGCGTCACAGGAGGAAGGAACACACTCCGAGGCGTGGCTTCAGGAAGCCGTCACGCTCGCTTTCAGGGTCACGTTCCCAGACGAGTAGTGAGAGTTCTCCCCAGAGTGGACATTCTGTAAAAATCAGCAGATCCCATGTGAGGTTGAGCTGCCGAGAGCCAAGGAGGCAGGGTCACCACTTATTAGGGCGGAGCCCCACCGCTTTCGCCGAAAGAGACGGCTCATCTTCAGAGGACCTCGTTCAAACGCGTTCCCTTTCTACACGAGACAGATCATCCAAGCCTTTCTCGCCATGGGATTCGCCCGGGCACGACGGCGAGCgcaagaggaagaggaggaagaggagaagagagagagaaaccgaGAGGAGTAGATCTCCTCATCGGGAGTCACGGCATCGCCACGGTGACCGCGAGCTCTGGCttcgcagcagcagcagcagcagcgatGCGGGTTCACGTCGGGAAAAACCTGCTGGGAAACGCAAATACAAAACGCGGCACCTGGAGAGAACGGCTCGCCGGCGGAGCAGCAGGAAGTCGAGGGAGAGGGAACGAAGTCCGAGCGTGGAGATCATCTTCGAGCGCCGGGCCTCTGATACACACTCGAGGGACAGGAGGCGCAAAAGGAGGAAtcggagaaaagagagagagcagaactCGCCTACTATTATCACTATAGACAGCGACAGCAGCAGCGATCACACCGGTCAGAACCGTCATACGCAGGCTAACAGACACACCGCTGACTATCGGAACCGGCTACCGGACAATGACAAAGACGACGTAGCTAATGATCACACCGTCGACTATCAGGATGGCACCGCTGACGACAACGAGCGCATTACGGACTTCAGCGATCACACCATTGATTATCAGGAACGTCTTGCTGAGTTCAGTGATCGTACCGCTGACGATAAAGACTGTTTTACAGACGGCAGAAATTGCACCAACGACTATAAAGATCACGTTAGCGATCAGAACTGTGAAACGTTGTTCACTGGCCGTACGCCGGAATATAAAGACGGCGCTGCAGGTGTTAGCAGTCAAACCTCTGATTATAAAGATAAAGTTACGGGGGTTGGCGATTACACCACTGACTACAGACGTGGTGGTGAGAAGGTTAGTGATCAGGCCGCTGAGCATCGAGACCTCGCTGCAGACGTTAGCTGTCGCTCTGCTGATTATGGACGCGGTGATACAGAGGTTCACAGTAACAACGCTGATCGGGTTAAAGATCGCGTTAAAGAGGTAAGTAGTTACCCTCGGCCTTGTGATGCAGAGGTTAACGATCGCACCGCTGACTATCAGGAGTCGCTTCTGGATGTTGACGACAGTCCAGACGATTTTCAGGACTCCATTACGGATATCAGGAACCGAGGTGCGAGTGTGTTGGACATGCTGAACCTGGAGCACTGCCTGGTGGACGTGGTGCAGCCAAACAGGAGAGTCGATGACGACAGCCGCAGGGCAGCGACTCCGCTCTCGGACACGCGGCTGCTGGAACTAGAGGACAGTCTGTTGGGGGAGGGGCAAGGGACGCTTGGGAATGTTACCGTGGACCAGCAGGAGGCGGGGCTTGTGGATCACAGGGACCAATCAGAGGCGGAGAGAGAACAGGCTGATGTGACGAGGGACTCTCGTGTTAGTGCAGAGATGAGCCCTGATGTatag